A single genomic interval of Zingiber officinale cultivar Zhangliang chromosome 4A, Zo_v1.1, whole genome shotgun sequence harbors:
- the LOC121969795 gene encoding protein FAR1-RELATED SEQUENCE 12-like isoform X2 — protein MVHISEITDGAAASAKEDEKDVTETLSAAAHTSVEQDSSTHGLEHPPPQVQEPASLFEQNEPPPLPLLLPPQETPLEPDEAVRPPPLEPEPELAPASVCPSASVPLDSSQIVAPAPATASSDVKVPYNEYALRVAYIMRSYLNMRSSGAAANFASAGSNGESCCRAMMEVTRKENGRWGVSKVETEHTHLLDPPQDLASTLATGCLVPVLGMEFDSISAAKQYYSAYSEKMGFQSKTGSGKKSRGTRLLLMQRFLCSKGHFPTYVNAAENATRKRKRILNKKVAKKEAKEVKTDCDMLEAIEVENLAEKDSMALEDQRREIDAEKAPSGSGNDKGKGKNCGKVPLVSNSGQSRLLRELGIRVSRYTNEERRNIILKYMQKRSGRQAVDRSIKIPSRQALAERRQRGVGGKFLSREETQTMSRQEETLDEEPELPGEVVANAGGIPIVGMVFENEDKAYDYYIKYAGSVGFSVRKGWWDKSARNVTRSRVYVCSREGFRPKNETRRPRAETRTGCPACMAIKLTSSGKYRVMEFVADHNHQLAAPLDMQMLSSKKMLTNVQPSGRQNASIIPVGYKNYIRVKRSKAVQLGDTGALFEYFQRMKGDNPSFYYAIQVDEYDQMTNVFWADAKSMMDYHYFGDAVCFDTSYRANEYGRPLALFIGINHHRHVVIFAAAFLYDESVESFKWLFETFKTAMCGKQPHTIFIDQCLAISDAITATWPGTVQHLCVWQIFQNATKQLADVFEGSENFAHDFEQCIYYDFEDDDEFHLAWKLMLEKYDLKDNEWLTKLYQEKENWSSPYGRQTFSADIKSALRAENFGSYLKEHLNLEKDLRSFLEIYELLLEQRRYNELQADYNANQPHPRIPPLRLLWQAANAYTPAVYDIFRREVELFLDSMVYCSGEAGILFQYEVTVKEKSKVHCVRFDSSNGSIICSCGKLESVGIPCCHVLKVLDLRNIKELPPQYILKRWRKDAKVGNLNENHGITFDSDSKSSVSKRYSSLCRTLFKLAARAAENEEAFTLMVNHSDQLLDEVEQILQARLLEKPAISGTSKGHPHNLIDSGNSSHGTGNDPQKPSGKKKSNGGTRRRNENEVELNKRQKARKEVSARDNETHVPPNSISSQPRNPGNQFLVPNQFMQGPFVAPHQFGVGAMQGYPMSQFGQDSSASTLPQQPFTNSSHFTQGFPTPDLQALQFIGNNAQLDHQSNDQGQCAIPVWDFLSEPFSVPDVVNELHILVEGLKLGMVL, from the exons ATGGTGCACATCTCCGAGATCACCGACGGCGCCGCCGCCTCCGCCAAGGAAGATGAGAAAGATGTCACAGAGACGCTCTCGGCTGCTgcacatacctccgtcgaacaAGACAGCTCCACCCACGGATTGGAGCACCCCCCTCCGCAGGTCCAGGAGCCTGCCTCCCTGTTTGAGCAGAACGAACCACCGCCACTTCCACTGCTGCTTCCTCCCCAGGAGACTCCCTTAGAGCCAGATGAGGCTGTTCGCCCTCCGCCACTGGAGCCAGAGCCGGAGCTGGCACCGGCGTCAGTGTGTCCGTCTGCCTCTGTGCCGCTGGATAGTTCTCAGATCGTGGCTCCAGCCCCTGCCACTGCTTCTTCCGACGTCAAAGTCCCCTATAATGAGTACGCTCTCCGCGTTGCCTACATCATGCGCAGCTACCTCAACATGCGGTCCAGTGGGGCCGCCGCCAACTTCGCTTCTGCCGGTTCCAATGGGGAGTCCTGCTGCAGGGCGATGATGGAAGTGACTCGGAAGGAGAATGGGCGATGGGGAGTATCAAAAGTTGAGACTGAGCACACTCACCTGCTTGACCCGCCACAGGACCTTGCGAGCACACTAGCTACTGGTTGTCTGGTTCCCGTTTTAGGCATGGAGTTTGACTCCATTTCAGCTGCTAAGCAGTACTATAGTGCTTACAGTGAGAAGATGGGTTTCCAGTCCAAGACAGGCTCAGGGAAGAAGTCGAGGGGGACGAGGCTCTTGCTCATGCAGAGGTTCTTGTGCTCCAAGGGGCACTTCCCCACCTACGTCAATGCTGCTGAGAACGCTACAAGGAAGAGGAAGCGCATTTTGAATAAAAAGGTAGCTAAAAAGGAAGCAAAAGAAGTCAAGACAGATTGTGATATGCTCGAGGCCATTGAGGTAGAAAACTTAGCGGAGAAAGATAGCATGGCACTTGAGGATCAGAGAAGGGAAATAGATGCAGAGAAGGCTCCGTCTGGTTCTGGAAATGATAAAGGGAAAGGGAAGAACTGTGGGAAGGTACCACTGGTATCCAATTCAGGACAGTCCCGGTTGTTGAGAGAGCTTGGTATAAGAGTATCACGCTACACAAATGAGGAAAGAAGGAATATAATACTTAAATACATGCAGAAAAGGAGTGGTAGACAAGCAGTTGACAGATCCATTAAG ATTCCCTCTCGACAAGCTTTGGCTGAAAGGAGGCAACGTGGTGTTGGAGGGAAGTTTCTTAGTAGAGAAGAGACACAG ACCATGAGCAGACAGGAAGAAACATTGGACGAAGAGCCTGAATTACCAGGAGAAGTAGTTGCAAATGCTGGAGGAATTCCAATTGTCGGTATGGTGTTTGAAAATGAGGACAAGGCATATGACTATTACATCAAGTATGCAGGAAGTGTAGGTTTTAGCGTCCGTAAAGGCTGGTGGGATAAATCTGCCAGAAATGTTACTAGATCACGGGTTTATGTGTGCTCCAGAGAAGGCTTTCGGCCAAAAAACGAAACAAGGAGACCACGAGCAGAAACAAGAACTGGTTGTCCTGCTTGTATGGCAATCAAACTGACATCCAGTGGTAAATACCGTGTAATGGAATTTGTTGCCGATCATAACCATCAGCTTGCTGCACCCTTAGACATGCAGATGTTGAGCTCAAAAAAGATGCTAACTAATGTTCAACCTTCTGGACGTCAGAATGCTAGTATTATTCCTGTCGGATATAAAAATTATATCCGAGTTAAACGTTCTAAGGCGGTGCAGTTGGGTGATACAGGGGCCTTGTTCGAATACTTTCAGAGGATGAAAGGTGATAATCCATCATTTTACTATGCCATCCAGGTTGATgaatatgatcaaatgactaaTGTCTTCTGGGCAGATGCAAAGTCCATGATGGATTATCACTATTTTGGTGATGCTGTATGCTTTGACACATCTTATAGAGCAAATGAATATGGCAGGCCATTAGCTTTATTTATAGGCATTAATCATCATAGACATGTGGTTATTTTTGCTGCAGCATTTCTATATGATGAAAGTGTAGAATCATTTAAATGGCTGTTTGAGACTTTTAAGACAGCAATGTGCGGGAAGCAACCACACACAATTTTCATTGATCAATGCTTAGCTATAAGTGATGCAATAACTGCTACATGGCCTGGTACAGTTCAACATTTATGTGTTTGGCAAATATTCCAAAATGCCACTAAGCAACTAGCAGATGTCTTTGAAGGCTCAGAAAACTTTGCACATGATTTTGAACAATGTATATATTATGATTTTGAGGATGATGATGAGTTTCATTTGGCATGGAAATTGATGTTAGAGAAATATGATCTCAAGGATAATGAGTGGTTGACTAAACTATatcaagaaaaggaaaattggtCCTCACCATATGGTCGGCAAACATTCTCTGCAGATATAAAAAGTGCATTAAGAGCGGAGAATTTTGGTAGTTATCTAAAAGAGCATCTGAATTTGGAAAAGGATCTAAGAAGCTTTCTGGAGATATATGAGTTATTGTTAGAGCAGCGAAGATATAATGAGTTGCAGGCAGATTATAATGCAAATCAACCCCACCCAAGAATACCTCCTTTAAGATTGCTCTGGCAAGCTGCAAATGCATACACGCCTGCCGTGTATGATATCTTCAGAAGAGAGGTTGAATTGTTCCTTGATTCTATGGTGTACTGCTCTGGTGAAGCTGGAATTCTATTTCAGTATGAGGTCACAGTCAAAGAAAAAAGTAAAGTGCACTGTGTCAGATTTGATTCATCCAATGGTTCTATTATATGCAGTTGTGGTAAGTTGGAATCTGTTGGGATTCCATGTTGCCATGTACTAAAGGTATTAGACCTCAGAAATATTAAAGAGCTTCCACCACAATACATTTTGAAGAGGTGGAGAAAAGATGCCAAGGTTGGGAATTTAAATGAGAACCATGGCATCACCTTTGACAGTGACTCTAAATCATCTGTATCAAAGCGTTATAGCTCTCTTTGCCGCACATTGTTCAAACTCGCTGCAAGGGCTGCCGAAAATGAGGAAGCTTTCACATTGATGGTCAACCATTCAGATCAACTTCTCGACGAAGTTGAGCAAATTTTGCAAGCAAGACTTCTTGAGAAACCAGCAATCAGTGGCACATCAAAGGGCCATCCTCATAATCTGATTGATAGCGGAAATTCAAGTCATGGGACTGGTAATGATCCTCAAAAGCCTAGTGGAAAGAAGAAGAGCAATGGAGGTACACGTCgtagaaatgaaaatgaagtTGAATTAAATAAACGGCAAAAGGCAAGAAAAG AAGTGTCAGCAAGAGATAATGAAACACATGTTCCACCAAACAGCATCTCCTCTCAACCAAGGAATCCTGGAAATCAGTTTCTTGTGCCTAATCAGTTTATGCAG ggGCCTTTTGTGGCACCTCACCAATTTGGAGTTGGTGCCATGCAAGGATATCCAATGAGTCAATTCGGTCAG GATTCCTCAGCGTCAACTTTACCTCAACAGCCATTCACTAATAGTTCCCACTTTACTCAG GGATTTCCTACTCCAGATTTGCAAGCGCTGCAGTTCATTGGGAACAATGCTCAACTCGATCATCAAAGTAACGACCAAGGACAATGTGCTATTCCAGTTTGGGATTTTCT CTCCGAACCGTTCTCAGTGCCTGATGTTGTAAATGAGCTGCATATTCTTGTTGAGGGTTTGAAGTTAGGCATGGTTTTGTAA
- the LOC121969795 gene encoding protein FAR1-RELATED SEQUENCE 12-like isoform X1, protein MVHISEITDGAAASAKEDEKDVTETLSAAAHTSVEQDSSTHGLEHPPPQVQEPASLFEQNEPPPLPLLLPPQETPLEPDEAVRPPPLEPEPELAPASVCPSASVPLDSSQIVAPAPATASSDVKVPYNEYALRVAYIMRSYLNMRSSGAAANFASAGSNGESCCRAMMEVTRKENGRWGVSKVETEHTHLLDPPQDLASTLATGCLVPVLGMEFDSISAAKQYYSAYSEKMGFQSKTGSGKKSRGTRLLLMQRFLCSKGHFPTYVNAAENATRKRKRILNKKVAKKEAKEVKTDCDMLEAIEVENLAEKDSMALEDQRREIDAEKAPSGSGNDKGKGKNCGKVPLVSNSGQSRLLRELGIRVSRYTNEERRNIILKYMQKRSGRQAVDRSIKIPSRQALAERRQRGVGGKFLSREETQTMSRQEETLDEEPELPGEVVANAGGIPIVGMVFENEDKAYDYYIKYAGSVGFSVRKGWWDKSARNVTRSRVYVCSREGFRPKNETRRPRAETRTGCPACMAIKLTSSGKYRVMEFVADHNHQLAAPLDMQMLSSKKMLTNVQPSGRQNASIIPVGYKNYIRVKRSKAVQLGDTGALFEYFQRMKGDNPSFYYAIQVDEYDQMTNVFWADAKSMMDYHYFGDAVCFDTSYRANEYGRPLALFIGINHHRHVVIFAAAFLYDESVESFKWLFETFKTAMCGKQPHTIFIDQCLAISDAITATWPGTVQHLCVWQIFQNATKQLADVFEGSENFAHDFEQCIYYDFEDDDEFHLAWKLMLEKYDLKDNEWLTKLYQEKENWSSPYGRQTFSADIKSALRAENFGSYLKEHLNLEKDLRSFLEIYELLLEQRRYNELQADYNANQPHPRIPPLRLLWQAANAYTPAVYDIFRREVELFLDSMVYCSGEAGILFQYEVTVKEKSKVHCVRFDSSNGSIICSCGKLESVGIPCCHVLKVLDLRNIKELPPQYILKRWRKDAKVGNLNENHGITFDSDSKSSVSKRYSSLCRTLFKLAARAAENEEAFTLMVNHSDQLLDEVEQILQARLLEKPAISGTSKGHPHNLIDSGNSSHGTGNDPQKPSGKKKSNGGTRRRNENEVELNKRQKARKGQPDDAEVSARDNETHVPPNSISSQPRNPGNQFLVPNQFMQGPFVAPHQFGVGAMQGYPMSQFGQDSSASTLPQQPFTNSSHFTQGFPTPDLQALQFIGNNAQLDHQSNDQGQCAIPVWDFLSEPFSVPDVVNELHILVEGLKLGMVL, encoded by the exons ATGGTGCACATCTCCGAGATCACCGACGGCGCCGCCGCCTCCGCCAAGGAAGATGAGAAAGATGTCACAGAGACGCTCTCGGCTGCTgcacatacctccgtcgaacaAGACAGCTCCACCCACGGATTGGAGCACCCCCCTCCGCAGGTCCAGGAGCCTGCCTCCCTGTTTGAGCAGAACGAACCACCGCCACTTCCACTGCTGCTTCCTCCCCAGGAGACTCCCTTAGAGCCAGATGAGGCTGTTCGCCCTCCGCCACTGGAGCCAGAGCCGGAGCTGGCACCGGCGTCAGTGTGTCCGTCTGCCTCTGTGCCGCTGGATAGTTCTCAGATCGTGGCTCCAGCCCCTGCCACTGCTTCTTCCGACGTCAAAGTCCCCTATAATGAGTACGCTCTCCGCGTTGCCTACATCATGCGCAGCTACCTCAACATGCGGTCCAGTGGGGCCGCCGCCAACTTCGCTTCTGCCGGTTCCAATGGGGAGTCCTGCTGCAGGGCGATGATGGAAGTGACTCGGAAGGAGAATGGGCGATGGGGAGTATCAAAAGTTGAGACTGAGCACACTCACCTGCTTGACCCGCCACAGGACCTTGCGAGCACACTAGCTACTGGTTGTCTGGTTCCCGTTTTAGGCATGGAGTTTGACTCCATTTCAGCTGCTAAGCAGTACTATAGTGCTTACAGTGAGAAGATGGGTTTCCAGTCCAAGACAGGCTCAGGGAAGAAGTCGAGGGGGACGAGGCTCTTGCTCATGCAGAGGTTCTTGTGCTCCAAGGGGCACTTCCCCACCTACGTCAATGCTGCTGAGAACGCTACAAGGAAGAGGAAGCGCATTTTGAATAAAAAGGTAGCTAAAAAGGAAGCAAAAGAAGTCAAGACAGATTGTGATATGCTCGAGGCCATTGAGGTAGAAAACTTAGCGGAGAAAGATAGCATGGCACTTGAGGATCAGAGAAGGGAAATAGATGCAGAGAAGGCTCCGTCTGGTTCTGGAAATGATAAAGGGAAAGGGAAGAACTGTGGGAAGGTACCACTGGTATCCAATTCAGGACAGTCCCGGTTGTTGAGAGAGCTTGGTATAAGAGTATCACGCTACACAAATGAGGAAAGAAGGAATATAATACTTAAATACATGCAGAAAAGGAGTGGTAGACAAGCAGTTGACAGATCCATTAAG ATTCCCTCTCGACAAGCTTTGGCTGAAAGGAGGCAACGTGGTGTTGGAGGGAAGTTTCTTAGTAGAGAAGAGACACAG ACCATGAGCAGACAGGAAGAAACATTGGACGAAGAGCCTGAATTACCAGGAGAAGTAGTTGCAAATGCTGGAGGAATTCCAATTGTCGGTATGGTGTTTGAAAATGAGGACAAGGCATATGACTATTACATCAAGTATGCAGGAAGTGTAGGTTTTAGCGTCCGTAAAGGCTGGTGGGATAAATCTGCCAGAAATGTTACTAGATCACGGGTTTATGTGTGCTCCAGAGAAGGCTTTCGGCCAAAAAACGAAACAAGGAGACCACGAGCAGAAACAAGAACTGGTTGTCCTGCTTGTATGGCAATCAAACTGACATCCAGTGGTAAATACCGTGTAATGGAATTTGTTGCCGATCATAACCATCAGCTTGCTGCACCCTTAGACATGCAGATGTTGAGCTCAAAAAAGATGCTAACTAATGTTCAACCTTCTGGACGTCAGAATGCTAGTATTATTCCTGTCGGATATAAAAATTATATCCGAGTTAAACGTTCTAAGGCGGTGCAGTTGGGTGATACAGGGGCCTTGTTCGAATACTTTCAGAGGATGAAAGGTGATAATCCATCATTTTACTATGCCATCCAGGTTGATgaatatgatcaaatgactaaTGTCTTCTGGGCAGATGCAAAGTCCATGATGGATTATCACTATTTTGGTGATGCTGTATGCTTTGACACATCTTATAGAGCAAATGAATATGGCAGGCCATTAGCTTTATTTATAGGCATTAATCATCATAGACATGTGGTTATTTTTGCTGCAGCATTTCTATATGATGAAAGTGTAGAATCATTTAAATGGCTGTTTGAGACTTTTAAGACAGCAATGTGCGGGAAGCAACCACACACAATTTTCATTGATCAATGCTTAGCTATAAGTGATGCAATAACTGCTACATGGCCTGGTACAGTTCAACATTTATGTGTTTGGCAAATATTCCAAAATGCCACTAAGCAACTAGCAGATGTCTTTGAAGGCTCAGAAAACTTTGCACATGATTTTGAACAATGTATATATTATGATTTTGAGGATGATGATGAGTTTCATTTGGCATGGAAATTGATGTTAGAGAAATATGATCTCAAGGATAATGAGTGGTTGACTAAACTATatcaagaaaaggaaaattggtCCTCACCATATGGTCGGCAAACATTCTCTGCAGATATAAAAAGTGCATTAAGAGCGGAGAATTTTGGTAGTTATCTAAAAGAGCATCTGAATTTGGAAAAGGATCTAAGAAGCTTTCTGGAGATATATGAGTTATTGTTAGAGCAGCGAAGATATAATGAGTTGCAGGCAGATTATAATGCAAATCAACCCCACCCAAGAATACCTCCTTTAAGATTGCTCTGGCAAGCTGCAAATGCATACACGCCTGCCGTGTATGATATCTTCAGAAGAGAGGTTGAATTGTTCCTTGATTCTATGGTGTACTGCTCTGGTGAAGCTGGAATTCTATTTCAGTATGAGGTCACAGTCAAAGAAAAAAGTAAAGTGCACTGTGTCAGATTTGATTCATCCAATGGTTCTATTATATGCAGTTGTGGTAAGTTGGAATCTGTTGGGATTCCATGTTGCCATGTACTAAAGGTATTAGACCTCAGAAATATTAAAGAGCTTCCACCACAATACATTTTGAAGAGGTGGAGAAAAGATGCCAAGGTTGGGAATTTAAATGAGAACCATGGCATCACCTTTGACAGTGACTCTAAATCATCTGTATCAAAGCGTTATAGCTCTCTTTGCCGCACATTGTTCAAACTCGCTGCAAGGGCTGCCGAAAATGAGGAAGCTTTCACATTGATGGTCAACCATTCAGATCAACTTCTCGACGAAGTTGAGCAAATTTTGCAAGCAAGACTTCTTGAGAAACCAGCAATCAGTGGCACATCAAAGGGCCATCCTCATAATCTGATTGATAGCGGAAATTCAAGTCATGGGACTGGTAATGATCCTCAAAAGCCTAGTGGAAAGAAGAAGAGCAATGGAGGTACACGTCgtagaaatgaaaatgaagtTGAATTAAATAAACGGCAAAAGGCAAGAAAAG GGCAACCTGATGATGCAGAAGTGTCAGCAAGAGATAATGAAACACATGTTCCACCAAACAGCATCTCCTCTCAACCAAGGAATCCTGGAAATCAGTTTCTTGTGCCTAATCAGTTTATGCAG ggGCCTTTTGTGGCACCTCACCAATTTGGAGTTGGTGCCATGCAAGGATATCCAATGAGTCAATTCGGTCAG GATTCCTCAGCGTCAACTTTACCTCAACAGCCATTCACTAATAGTTCCCACTTTACTCAG GGATTTCCTACTCCAGATTTGCAAGCGCTGCAGTTCATTGGGAACAATGCTCAACTCGATCATCAAAGTAACGACCAAGGACAATGTGCTATTCCAGTTTGGGATTTTCT CTCCGAACCGTTCTCAGTGCCTGATGTTGTAAATGAGCTGCATATTCTTGTTGAGGGTTTGAAGTTAGGCATGGTTTTGTAA